The [Clostridium] scindens ATCC 35704 nucleotide sequence TATGTCATTTGGATAAAGAAATAATGAACAAAGTAGATGAGGCTTTAAAGATCAGTTTTGAGCTTCATACATAGAAAAGGAGTTTGAATTAGCAAGTTATGGAAGAGGGCGGTTTATTTCACCGGATGAAGCGAATATTCCAGGTGGAAGAAGAGATGGACGAAGACACGGTTAAGGAGGCAGCCGGTCTGATTCGCAATATATTCCGATATATGGATAAGGACGCGAAAGATATTATGACCCACCGCAAGAACATTGTTGCGGTGGATGGCAATGAGCCACTGGAAGTGGCGCTGAAGTTCATGCTGGAGGAGAGTTACTCCAGATTCCCAATATACGGAGAAGACATTGACGAGATTGTAGGAATCATACATCTCAGGGAGGCGATGACCTGCTATCTGGATGAACGATTAAGGCCGGTACCTGTGAAGGATCTGAAGGATTACATAAGGCCGGTTACATTTATTCCGGAGACGAAGAGCATTGACACCCTGTTTAAAGAGATGCAGGCGGAGAAAAACCATATCGTCATCGTCCTGGATGAGTATGGACAGACTTCAGGACTCGTGGCCATGGAAGATATCCTGGAAGAAATCGTTGGAAATATCCTGGATGAGCATGACGAGGAGGAAGTGCTGATTACAAAAAATGCCGACGGCAGCTATACCGCAAACGGCATGATGGATCTGGAAGACTTGGAAGACGTGATTTTCGTAAAATTTGAAAAGGAAGAGTATGAGACTCTGAACGGATTCCTGATAGACCAGCTGGACCGAATTCCCGGGGAAGATGAGCAATGCGTGGTCGAATACGAAGGATATCGCTTTACAGTCCTTTTTGTTGATAATAACACAATCCAGAGAGTTAAGATTGAAAAACGCAGCGAAGAGTGATAAAATAGGAAAAGTGCGAATATACAACGAAATGATAAGATATAAAGTGAGGTATGAACTATGTCAGGACATTCAAAATTTGCCAATATCAAGCATAAGAAAGAGAAGAACGACGCGGCAAAAGGGAAGATATTTACGAAGCTTGGAAAGGAACTTGCGGTAGCGGTCAAGGAAGGCGGAAGCGCCGATCCGGCTAATAACAGCAGGCTGCGTGACGTAATCGCGAAGGCGAAAGCCAATAACATGCCGAATGATACGATTGAAAGAAATATTAAGAAAGCCGACAGCGATGCCAATGCGGCAAATTACGAGCATATTACATATGAAGGCTATGGGCCAAACGGTACGGCGATCATCGTGGAGGCTTTGACAGACAATAAGAACCGTACGGCCTCCAATGTAAAGAATGCGTTCACAAAAGGCAACGGAAATGTTGGAACGCCCGGCTGCGTATCCTTCATGTTCGACAAGAAGGGACAGATCGTAGTAGATAAAGAAGAGTACGAAGGCGATTCCGACGAGCTTATGATGCTGGCTCTGGATGCCGGAGCAGAGGACTTCGTGGAGGAAGAAGACAGTTACGAGATTCTAACTGATCCGGAAGACTTCAGCGCAGTGCGTCTTGCAATGGAGGAGGCTGGCATTCCTATGGCGGCGGCAGAAGTAACTATGATTCCCCAGACTTATGTGGAACTTACGGATGAGAAGGATATCGCAAGCATCCAGAAGACTCTGGACATGCTGGATGATGACGACGACGTCCAGGATGTATACCACAACTGGGATGAATAATCCGCTTTGACGGGCAACGGAGGAAGACAGATGGAAGATACGAAGAAGGCGCTGGAATCTTTATTTGATGAGATGCTGGGCAATATCAAATACTTTAAGAAGAAATCCTACCACTCCCTTTTTGAAAGCCTTTATGAAGGGCATAAGGAACTATTCGCCTCTATTGCCAGGATGTGCGAGGAGGCCAAAGAGGAGGACAAGGAAGGGCTGATAGCGGAACTGGCGTCAGTGATACCAGAATATGCCTATCTGAAGATGCAGGAAGTCCCGAAAAGGAAGAAAGAGATGTTTTCCGTGGATTATAATATGGCTATGGCCGTGTATATAATTCCGCTGCTTACCTATTCCCGGGACCCGGAGTGCGAAAGAATCGCTGACCGGATGGTGGAACTGTGGAATAAGAAGCAGATTACATCCATGAAACTAGGAAGATCTTCTTTTGAGGATATCGCCGGAGGGTTCCGGAAAGGCTTCTGCTATATCACGACTGCGGTGTGCGAAAGCCAGAACAAGCCGGATGACTGCTATGAACTGATGATTCTCAGGCACTACCGTGACAGTTACCTGATGCAGACCGAAGAAGGAAAGCGTATCGTAGAAGAATATTATGAGATCGCTCCGCGTATCGTACTTGCGATCGGCATGCAGAATGATTCTTCCAGGATCTATGAAGGGATTTACAGGGATTATCTGACTCCATGCATCCATTTTGCCGAATCCGGAAAGAATGAAGAATGTAAAAAACTGTATATGGACATGGTGCGCCATCTGCAGACCAAATATCTATCTTGAAATTCACAGGAGGAAATAAATGAGCGATTATAAGATTGAGACAAAATGCATCCAGTCCGGCTACCAGCCGGGAAACGGCGAGCCGAGGGTGCTGCCTATTTACCAGAGTACGACATTCAAATACGATTCCAGCGACCAGATGGGAAGATTGTTTGACTTGGAGGAGAGTGGGTATTTCTATACGCGGCTCCAGAATCCTACCAATGACGCGGTAGCGGCAAAGATCTGCGATCTGGAAGGCGGAGTCGCTGCCATGCTGACTTCATCCGGACAGGCGGCAAGCTTCTATGCCATCATGAATATCGTGGAGGCTGGCGATCATATCGTGTGCGCTTCTGCCCTTTATGGCGGTACATATAATCTCTATGCCCATACGATTAAGAAGATGGGCATTGACGCTACCTTTGTGGATCCAGACTGCACGGAAGAAGAACTGGACAACGCGTTTCGAGAGAATACCAAGGCGGTATTCGGAGAGACCATTGCAAATCCGGCATTGGTCGTGCTGGATTTTGAAAAGTTTGCAAAAGCAGCCCATTCCCATGGGGTTCCGTTTATCGTAGACAATACATTTGCAACGCCGATCAACTGCCGGCCGTTCGAATGGGGAGCGGATATCGTAACCCACTCTACCACCAAGTACATGGATGGCCATGCATCCTGCGTCGGCGGAGCGATCGTAGACAGCGGCAACTTTGACTGGGACGCATATGCGGATAAATTCCCGGGACTTACCACGCCGGACGAGACATATCATGGAATTGTGTATACGAAGAAGTTTGGCAAAGGCGCATACATTACAAAGGCAACCTCCCAGCTGATGCGGGACTTGGGCTCCATCCAGGCGCCGCAGAATGCGTTTCTTCTGAATATCGGCCTTGAGACGCTGCATCTGAGAGTGCAGAGGCATTGCGAGAATGCCTTGAATGCGGCCAAGTATCTAGAGGGGCATGAAAAGGTGGCCTGGGTATCAAGCCCATCCCTTCCGGGAGACAAGTACTATGACCTGGCGAAAAAATATATGCCGAACGGAACCTGCGGGGTGATTACATTCGGCCTGAAGGGCGGACGTGACGCGGCTGTACGGATGATGGACAGCCTGAAGATGATCGCCATCGTAACACATGTTGCAGATGCCAGAAGCTGCGTGCTTCATCCGGCAAGCCATACGCATCGCCAGATGAACGACCAGGAGTTAAAAGAAGCAGGCGTTCAGCCTGATCTGATTCGATTCAGCGTGGGAATCGAGAATATTGAGGATATCATCGCTGACCTTTCGCAGGCACTGGAGCAGGTATAAAAATTGCAAATACCTTCATACTAAATGAAAAATGTATGGAGGTATTTTTTAATGGCAGAGTCAGAACGCGAAGAGAAAAAAACGGAACAGATTAAGGAAGTGGGCAGCATTAATCTGAATGAAAATAAGGACAGGCACAGAATCAAGCTGCTGACGATCATAGGGGAGATAGAGGGCCATGAGGCGGTAGCCGGAAACACGAAGGCCACGAAGTACGAGCACCTTCTTCCTATGCTGGCGGAAGTAGAAGACAGTGAAGAGATTGAAGGAGTCCTGATTCTTCTGAACACCATGGGAGGGGATGTGGAGGCAGGACTGTCAATTGCGGAGATGATCGCATCTTTGAGCAAGCCCACAGTGTCCCTGGTACTTGGAGGCAGTCACTCTATCGGAGGCCCATTAGCCGTCTCCGCAAAGTATTCCTTTATTGTCCCAAGCGGTACTATGATCATCCATCCGGTCCGCTCCAACGGCATGTTCATTGGAGTGGAGCAGAGCCTTCGCAATATGATCAGGACCCAGGATCGGATCACAAGGTTCCTTTCCCAGCACTCCCACATGACCCAGGAGAGAATCGAAGAACTGATGCTCAATCCTACGGAACTGGTGAAAGACGTAGGGACGCTTCTGGAGGGAGAGGAAGCTGTCAAAGAAGGGCTGATAGATGAAGTGGGCGGCATGAGCGAGGCATTGAATAAATTGCACGAAATGATCGACCAAAGCAGACAGAAAAAGTATGAAAATATGTAATGACAGCCCTTTTTAAAAATGATATACTATAAACAGTATTGCCAGTAATAAGGGGGAAGTATAATGGCTGCTAAGTCCAAGAAACGCAAGAGTATAAAGCAGACAAAGAAGAACACGCAGCAGAGTTTTGTCAGGGACGAGATCATAATCTGGGTCACGCTTGCAGTCAGCATTCTAATGCTGATCAGTAATTTTGGAATCGGCGGTTTTGTAGGGGAAGCGATTTCAGATTTCTTATTCAGGATATTTGGATGGATAGCATTTGTAATGCCATTTATCCTGTTTGGAGCGGTTGCTTTTGTCATTTCGAACAAAGGCAACCTTCATGCATATATGAAAGTGGCGACATGCCTGATCTTGATGGCTCTGGTCTGCACTTTTCTGCAGCTGGTGGATGAGAAAGGCGGGATGCTGGGAAATATCCTTGTGGATGCCCTGGCACCTGCCATCGGCATTGCCGGTACATATGTGGTAGACGTTATCCTGATGATCATCTGCCTTGTGGTCATTACCGGGAAGTCGGCCCTAAAGGGGGTAAAGGCTCAGGGAGGCAAGGCATACGACAAAGCCAGGAAGGATGCCGAGCGCAGGCGCGAGCAGGCGCAAGAGCGGAGGAAGCTTAAGGAAGCGCAGCCGAAGCAATCCAGGTCTGGAAAGCGAAGCGAGAAGCATGTGGAGGGCGTCTCTTTTGACACCACGATAGCGAAGAAGTCGCCGAATGTAAAGGAATTGACCATTGACCCGATGGAAGAGGACATGATGCAGGAACCGGACACGTACGCTGCGAAGGAGCCAGGATTCGTAATCAACCGGGGCGACATGCCATCCGCAGTTTCGGAGCCGGAGGCAGATCCGGTGATGGAAGCGGCGCCTTTTGATGAGACGCCGGTCCCGAAGAAAAGGGGCAAGATGGCCTCTGCAGATGTGGCAAGCCAGGTGGCGGATGTGGCTGCCAGTGTAGCCGCAAGTGCTACGAAGCCAAAGAAAGCCTATCAGTACCCGCCTATATCCCTGCTAAAGCGGGGCAGCAAGCAAAGCGGAGAATCGGATGCCCGCCTGCGGGAGACGGCGATGAAGCTGCAGCAGACGCTGCAGAATTTTGGCGTTAGCGTGACCGTTACCAATGTCAGCTGCGGGCCGTCGGTCACCCGTTACGAACTTCAGCCTGAGATGGGCGTGAAGGTGAGCAAAATCGTGGGGCTTGCAGATGACATCAAGTTGAATCTTGCGGCCGCGGATATC carries:
- a CDS encoding ClpP family protease, producing MAESEREEKKTEQIKEVGSINLNENKDRHRIKLLTIIGEIEGHEAVAGNTKATKYEHLLPMLAEVEDSEEIEGVLILLNTMGGDVEAGLSIAEMIASLSKPTVSLVLGGSHSIGGPLAVSAKYSFIVPSGTMIIHPVRSNGMFIGVEQSLRNMIRTQDRITRFLSQHSHMTQERIEELMLNPTELVKDVGTLLEGEEAVKEGLIDEVGGMSEALNKLHEMIDQSRQKKYENM
- a CDS encoding YebC/PmpR family DNA-binding transcriptional regulator, with the translated sequence MSGHSKFANIKHKKEKNDAAKGKIFTKLGKELAVAVKEGGSADPANNSRLRDVIAKAKANNMPNDTIERNIKKADSDANAANYEHITYEGYGPNGTAIIVEALTDNKNRTASNVKNAFTKGNGNVGTPGCVSFMFDKKGQIVVDKEEYEGDSDELMMLALDAGAEDFVEEEDSYEILTDPEDFSAVRLAMEEAGIPMAAAEVTMIPQTYVELTDEKDIASIQKTLDMLDDDDDVQDVYHNWDE
- a CDS encoding hemolysin family protein, with product MEEGGLFHRMKRIFQVEEEMDEDTVKEAAGLIRNIFRYMDKDAKDIMTHRKNIVAVDGNEPLEVALKFMLEESYSRFPIYGEDIDEIVGIIHLREAMTCYLDERLRPVPVKDLKDYIRPVTFIPETKSIDTLFKEMQAEKNHIVIVLDEYGQTSGLVAMEDILEEIVGNILDEHDEEEVLITKNADGSYTANGMMDLEDLEDVIFVKFEKEEYETLNGFLIDQLDRIPGEDEQCVVEYEGYRFTVLFVDNNTIQRVKIEKRSEE
- a CDS encoding CFI-box-CTERM domain-containing protein, with the translated sequence MEDTKKALESLFDEMLGNIKYFKKKSYHSLFESLYEGHKELFASIARMCEEAKEEDKEGLIAELASVIPEYAYLKMQEVPKRKKEMFSVDYNMAMAVYIIPLLTYSRDPECERIADRMVELWNKKQITSMKLGRSSFEDIAGGFRKGFCYITTAVCESQNKPDDCYELMILRHYRDSYLMQTEEGKRIVEEYYEIAPRIVLAIGMQNDSSRIYEGIYRDYLTPCIHFAESGKNEECKKLYMDMVRHLQTKYLS
- a CDS encoding O-acetylhomoserine aminocarboxypropyltransferase/cysteine synthase family protein, with amino-acid sequence MSDYKIETKCIQSGYQPGNGEPRVLPIYQSTTFKYDSSDQMGRLFDLEESGYFYTRLQNPTNDAVAAKICDLEGGVAAMLTSSGQAASFYAIMNIVEAGDHIVCASALYGGTYNLYAHTIKKMGIDATFVDPDCTEEELDNAFRENTKAVFGETIANPALVVLDFEKFAKAAHSHGVPFIVDNTFATPINCRPFEWGADIVTHSTTKYMDGHASCVGGAIVDSGNFDWDAYADKFPGLTTPDETYHGIVYTKKFGKGAYITKATSQLMRDLGSIQAPQNAFLLNIGLETLHLRVQRHCENALNAAKYLEGHEKVAWVSSPSLPGDKYYDLAKKYMPNGTCGVITFGLKGGRDAAVRMMDSLKMIAIVTHVADARSCVLHPASHTHRQMNDQELKEAGVQPDLIRFSVGIENIEDIIADLSQALEQV